A window of Candidatus Methylacidiphilales bacterium genomic DNA:
TGTTATCGGGCACGATGTAAAATTTATTTTTTTTAGTCTTGACAAGAAGAGGCGGATGTTCGGCACGGATTGCTGTATTCAAAATCGCCAAAATGATAGAGCCTTGGGGTAGATTATAAGCAATCTGATCTAGAATTACGGCATTTTGGGAGAGGCTATTTTGAGAGGAGGTGCGGATCAAATCTTGGATGCGAACTTCAGGTTGGATGCTGAGTATCTGTCCGCAAATTTCAGCGACATAGGGTTCGTAGATCGGAAATTCTGTGATTAGGAAAACCTGAGGTGATCGCGGAGAAGTCTTTGAAGAGTCGAACTTACACCCTGGGAGAAAGAGAGGAACAAGAGATATGATCAAGCTGGCGAGTATTGCATTCTTCCCTTTCATGGGAGAGTGCACATCGTGATTAGTTCTTTTTTCGCTCAGCAAGCTCTCGTAGAGCTGCTTTTCGGCTGAGTTTTATTTTCCCTCTGTCATCAATGCCGATACATTTTACCCAGGTCTCATCTCCTACTTTGAGGACATCTTCGACACGCTCAACTCGAGCATCGGAGAGTTCAGAAATATGCACTAGCCCATCACGGCCAGATTTAACTTCGACAAAAGCACCAAATTCTCTAATACCTGTCACTTTGCCGCGATACAGCTTTCCCACTACGACCTCTCCGCAAAGGTCTTCAATGATATTGAGGGCTTGAGCTAGGCTTTGAGCATTGTTGCTATAGATTCTGACGGTGCCATCGTCTTCGATGCTGATTTGCGCACCAGTCTCAGTCGTAATGCCTTTTATGGTTTTACCGCCTGGACCGATCAGAAGCCCGATTTTTTCCGGGTCGATTTTGATGGTTTCGATTCGCGGTGCGTACGGAGAAAGTGTAGCTCGTGGTGCAGCAATGATTTTCTCCATGTAGCTTAGAATCGTTTGTCTTGACGCAGAAGCTCTGCGAACAGCCTCTTGCAGGAGGGAGACAGGAATGCCGGGAAGTTTAAGGTCGAGTTGAAAACCTGTGACGCCTTTGCGAGTGCCGCATAGCTTGAAGTCCATATCACCAAAATGGTCTTCTGAACCGATGATGTCATCGAGTAATATATATCGGAGGAGTTGCCCATTTTCGTTGTATTCGGTGACTAATCCCACTGATATGCCGGCAACCGGTGCGATAATGGGAACCCCAGCATCCATCAGGGCTAGTGTGCCACCACAGACCGAGGCCATTGATGTTGAGCCGTTTGATTCTAGGACTTCCGATGTTACGCGAATAGCGTATGGAAATTTATCTTGCGGCGGAATAACCGGCAGTAAGGAACGTTCCGCAAGCGCTCCGTGGCCGACTTCGCGCCGGTTGAGCCCGCCAACGCGTCCGGTTTCTCCAACAGAAAATGGCGGGAAATGATAATGAAAGATAAAGCGCTTGGTTCTTTCTCCCCCAGTGTAGGCATCAATTTCCTGGGCGTCGTCGAGTGAACCTAATGTCGCCATGCATATTGCTTGTGTTTCTCCCCGAGAGAAAAGCGCTGAGCCATGAGTGCGGGGGAAAAGGCCATGCTCAGCATAAAGTGGGCGGATTTCATTTGGCGAACGGCCATCACAGCGTCTTCCGAAATCAAGTATAGATCGGCGAAAAGCTTTCTTTTGGAGATGATCAAAGGCGGAGTTAATCTCAAAATCTGTTGCTCCGGGATATTGCTTCAGAATAGCAGCTCGCACCTCGTCCTTCAGCGCATCTGTAGCATTTTGACGTTGAATCTTACTTGGCTGATAGATGGCTTCTTCAATTCGATCTGCAGCGACTTGATATGCGATCTCTAAAAGATTCTCTGAAACGGTAAAAAGCGGGAGGTTTCGCTTGGGCTTGCCTACGCGAGCAGCAAATTCTTTCTGAGCATGAATAAGTGGTTGGATCTGCGCTTGAGCAAAACTGAGTGCTGCAGCAAAATCCTCATCCGGCAGTTGACTCGCTGATCCTTCGATCATCAACACGTGGTTTTCTGTTCCGACATACACCAGATCGAGATCACTTAAGGCACGCTCCTCGTGAGATGGATTGATAATGTATTGTCCCTTGACGCGCCCCAGTCGTATCGCGCCGATGGGCCCCTGAAAAGGAATATCCGAGATCATAAGTGCCGCTGAAGCCCCATTGATGCTCAGGATATCTGCATCGTTTTCACCATCAGCCGAAAGAAGTGTCGTAATTATCTGTGTCTCATAAAGATAGCCTTTAGGAAAAAGGGGTCGCAAAGGTCTATCCGTCATCCGACAAGTCAAAATTTCTTTTTCAGATGGACGCCCTTCACGCTTGAAATAGCCCCCTGGAAACCGCCCGACAGCCGCCGCTTTCTCGCGATATTCAACGGTCAAAGGAAAAAAATCTTGTCCTTCTTTGATAGTAGTGGCCGATACAGCTGTAACTAATACCATCGTTTCCGCATAAGAAACGGTGACTGCACCGTCGGCTAACTTCGCGAGCTTTCCTGTTTCAATAGTAATTGGGTGACGGCCGATGTTAATTGTGATTTTATGTGAAGTAAACATAGACATCATGGATGAACTAAACCTGCAGCAGTTCGCTCTGCTGAGAGCTGGTAGTAGGTAGAACAGTGCCTACTATTCTAGCACCCCCTTTGAATTTTATTAACTTTGCTGCAACGTCAGGCAACACTATTTTCTCAACCCTAAAGATTTGATGATAGACTCATACCGTTGTCTATCCTGTCGCTGCAGGTATGCGAGAAGCTTACGTCGGCGATTAACCATACCGATGAGACCTCGTCGAGAGCTGTGATCTTTCTTATTGTTCTGTAAATGCTCAGTGAGTCTGGAAATACGGTGTGTTAATAAAGCAATTTGCACATCAGCTGAACCAGTATCTGTCTCGTGAATCCGATATTGCTTTATCACTGAGTTTTTAGTGTTTTTGTCCATAACTATCGCGATATGTTGCCTGCAAACTGAAATTTATCAAGGCATTAATTGTTTCCTTGGAATAAAATTGCCAATATCATCTGAGGTTCTTCCTAAATCCTCTCTACATTTATGAATAATTCCCAAGTCCCGCTAGGCCTTCATGATTTTTCTATACCGTTTCATTTCATCGGAATCTGTGGCACTGCAATGGGCGCTGTCGCTGCCATGCTCAAGCGCCAAGGCTACAAGGTCACCGGAAGTGATGAACAGATCTATCCCCCCATGTCGACATTTTTAGAAAACGAAGGAATCTCAGTGCAAAAAGGATATCGTCCAGAAAATTTACCCGGCGATCCGAGCTCTATCATCATCGTCGGCAACACCATTAAACGTGGCAACCCTGAAATCGAGGCCGTTTTAAATCAAAAGCGTTTTTATATTTCTCTTCCTGAAGCCCTCAAGACCTATTTTCTGCGCGGAAAGCGTAATGTTGTAATCACTGGCACGCACGGCAAAACTACAACTACTTCAATCACCGCATGGTTACTAGAGTCTGCCCAGCTTCATCCATCATTTTTGATCGGAGGCATACCTGAAAACTTCGGACTCGGATGCCGTCATGTCCAAAGTGATTTTTGGATACTCGAAGGCGATGAGTATGACACAGCCTTTTTTGATAAACGAAGCAAATTTATCCACTACCTACCAGAAATTGTGGTGATCAACAATATCGAGTTCGATCATGCCGACATCTATGAAAACCTAGATGCAATCAAGCTCTCGTTTCGTCGCTTGATGAACATTATCCCGCAGAACGGCCTCGTTATATACAACGCTGATGATACTCATGCCTGTGAAGTCGCCTCTACAGCATTAGCCAAGAAGATCGGTGTATCTATGCGTAAAAACAGCGGCGTACAGAACATCTCCGACATACAACTTCATCCACAATACAGCGCCTTCACTTATCTGAATCAACGCTTTACCTTGCCTATGGCCGGTGAAATCAACATACGCAATGCAGCGATGGCGATCACCGTCGCACAACATCTTGGGATTCCCCTCCACCAAATAGCCATCGCTCTACGAGAATTCAAAGGCGTCCGCAGAAGACAACAACATCGCGGTGAAGTAAACGGTATCCACGTCATTGATGATTTTGGTCATCACCCCACAGCCATCCGTGAGACGATTCGAGCCATACGTCAACAATACCCCAGATCCCGAATTTGGGCTATTTTTGAACCACGCAGCAACACTACACGTCGTGCAGTTTTTCAAAACATACTACCCGATGCCCTCGCCACAGCCGACGCTGTCATTGTCGCTCAGGTCGCAGCATTACAACAAATCCCCGAAAATGAAAGGCTCAATCCCGAACGCGTCGTCAAAGATATTCAGGCCAAGGGAGTGCCAGCCTACTACGAACCACACGTCGATGCTATCATTCAACGAGTCCTTAGCACGGCACAAGTAAACGACGTCTTGCTTATATTAAGCAACGGCGGATTTGATCAGATACACGATAAACTCCTACATGCATTGGCTGAGAAGAAATCCTGAGCACGACCTTTGGTCACGCTTCATAAAATCGGACTTCGCTCGGTCATCGCAACAACTTTTGCGCTAGGCTTTTTTTAAAAAATCGCTACAACCTCCCCGATGTCCGAGGTGGAGCTAATCGGTCCAGTAGTCATCCGTAGCCCAAACTGGCTTGG
This region includes:
- the mpl gene encoding UDP-N-acetylmuramate:L-alanyl-gamma-D-glutamyl-meso-diaminopimelate ligase, coding for MNNSQVPLGLHDFSIPFHFIGICGTAMGAVAAMLKRQGYKVTGSDEQIYPPMSTFLENEGISVQKGYRPENLPGDPSSIIIVGNTIKRGNPEIEAVLNQKRFYISLPEALKTYFLRGKRNVVITGTHGKTTTTSITAWLLESAQLHPSFLIGGIPENFGLGCRHVQSDFWILEGDEYDTAFFDKRSKFIHYLPEIVVINNIEFDHADIYENLDAIKLSFRRLMNIIPQNGLVIYNADDTHACEVASTALAKKIGVSMRKNSGVQNISDIQLHPQYSAFTYLNQRFTLPMAGEINIRNAAMAITVAQHLGIPLHQIAIALREFKGVRRRQQHRGEVNGIHVIDDFGHHPTAIRETIRAIRQQYPRSRIWAIFEPRSNTTRRAVFQNILPDALATADAVIVAQVAALQQIPENERLNPERVVKDIQAKGVPAYYEPHVDAIIQRVLSTAQVNDVLLILSNGGFDQIHDKLLHALAEKKS
- a CDS encoding polyribonucleotide nucleotidyltransferase, whose amino-acid sequence is MFTSHKITINIGRHPITIETGKLAKLADGAVTVSYAETMVLVTAVSATTIKEGQDFFPLTVEYREKAAAVGRFPGGYFKREGRPSEKEILTCRMTDRPLRPLFPKGYLYETQIITTLLSADGENDADILSINGASAALMISDIPFQGPIGAIRLGRVKGQYIINPSHEERALSDLDLVYVGTENHVLMIEGSASQLPDEDFAAALSFAQAQIQPLIHAQKEFAARVGKPKRNLPLFTVSENLLEIAYQVAADRIEEAIYQPSKIQRQNATDALKDEVRAAILKQYPGATDFEINSAFDHLQKKAFRRSILDFGRRCDGRSPNEIRPLYAEHGLFPRTHGSALFSRGETQAICMATLGSLDDAQEIDAYTGGERTKRFIFHYHFPPFSVGETGRVGGLNRREVGHGALAERSLLPVIPPQDKFPYAIRVTSEVLESNGSTSMASVCGGTLALMDAGVPIIAPVAGISVGLVTEYNENGQLLRYILLDDIIGSEDHFGDMDFKLCGTRKGVTGFQLDLKLPGIPVSLLQEAVRRASASRQTILSYMEKIIAAPRATLSPYAPRIETIKIDPEKIGLLIGPGGKTIKGITTETGAQISIEDDGTVRIYSNNAQSLAQALNIIEDLCGEVVVGKLYRGKVTGIREFGAFVEVKSGRDGLVHISELSDARVERVEDVLKVGDETWVKCIGIDDRGKIKLSRKAALRELAERKKN
- the rpsO gene encoding 30S ribosomal protein S15 yields the protein MDKNTKNSVIKQYRIHETDTGSADVQIALLTHRISRLTEHLQNNKKDHSSRRGLIGMVNRRRKLLAYLQRQDRQRYESIIKSLGLRK